Sequence from the Cucumis sativus cultivar 9930 chromosome 1, Cucumber_9930_V3, whole genome shotgun sequence genome:
CATattttgataaccattttatttttaatttttagttgaaaattatataaacgTTCATTTCACCAAAAATGTTTTTggttataaaaattaaagattcacaactatataattattaaaaattgtgaaagaatacaaaactaaatgatttttttttctcctatatataatttgagtaCATCAAATATAAGATAGAAAGATTAAatctttcaaacttcaaacataTTTAGTAGTATTGAGTTATGGATATTTGcaatacttttaaaagaaaaaggtgacTAAAATTCCAATTCATCTTGAAATCTTCAATATGTGAAAGAGGCAAAagtgaaagttaaaaaaagaaagaaaactcactcaagtaatttcattttattgtatgaaaaaaattatactttacaaaacaagaaaataataactttcaattcttctttttacttcattatttttcctattatgataggaagaaaaataatccaAACGATAATAATATAACtcgattaatataaaatatatattggtgtttcaatttcgaaaacaaattcaaactaaattaaGATTGATATTAAGtttgtattattgttttcGAGGTAAGAAATTGTGAAGGTTTACGTGACgttatacttttttcttttcctttgcaAGCACTTCCCATTTACTCCCACTTATTCATTTACTTTTCATACTCGTAGTGTTTttcctataaatattttgtaggttATCAATAAATCAAGAGAACTAATTaccaaacaattaaaacaaaattcaagcCTTTAAAATTATCCGATTACAAACTAACTTGAAACTAAtcacaaattataaaactaagttcataatatttaaattatattattacataTTCAATCTATGCAAACTCGAagatttttgtcttttttattttgaactttaaaaaatgtctaattgactctaaatttttaattgtggAGTTAGTAAATCCttaaacttatttaattttgtgtataATAAACCATTTAACTAATttgatatctatatatataaacccaCACCAACCCaagcacaaaattaaaaatgtaaagttatataaaacatgaaatccatccaattcaaaatttagtaGATGGCATTTTAAatatcctaaattttaaattagtaaaaaaaaaacttatttaaacaacattttataaaGTTGTTGATTACACTAATCTCGAAAactcaaaaactaaattggtTTGAAAGTAAGCTTAATTCAACTTGCACTTTAACGTGAAAACGCTTTATCTCCGTGTTCGTAACTAAAAAGCTAAAAGCTTgtaattaaagtaaataattagagGAATAAGAGATGGAAGAATCCCCATATTGAGTTGGATAGTTTATATCAATACAAAAATGACACAGCAACACTATATATCTCCCCCAAGACTACACAAAACAAGAAGAGTACTACTCCACACCACACagaatatgaaaaatggaataatCCTAATTTTGACTTCATTTTTTGTGagtttcttaaaaacaaacaatattattaattcaattgtTTGGATGTAAGAAAGAGACTTCCAGCACTGCCccaattttattgattttagcCTAACCCCATAATTTCcctaaaataatcaattacTTTTgcacaacaaaagaaaaataaatacatcaacaagagagagagagaaagagaccCAACAACTCATTGCTTTGACCAATTGCCATCATAGGATTTCATTCGGACAAATTTGTAGACTTTCATCTCCTTAACGCTCTTTTCCCTAATATCACGTTACTtctaataaatcttaaatttctaTCACTCGAAGTAATAATAGCATAATCTATAGTATAAATTTGATactatttgaaaagaaaagaaaccttGTAGTATAGGGGACTAAGTAGTCTTTAGATTAAAGGGATATTTAAACTCTTAATTTCTTAGGATTATatcttgaaatttgaataaactaatgaaataataattgttgGGTATTCTACTTCAAGATTCATGTGATAAAAGTAAAAGCATGAGAAACTAAGTTGGAAgggtaaaaataaatttcccCTCATAAGTCACTaacaaaaaaagggaaaaaaagaagaaattaaaaatcaactaattaatgaGGTATTTGAAGTACTCTACATTAGTAACCTTAAATGCCCTTATagcaaatttcatttaatagtTAGACTATAATTTAGATAATTTTGCATAACTTTGTATTTTCAACTAACACATTATTCAAACCAATTTATCTATCTAcatattgcaaaaaaaaaaaaaagaaagaaaaagaattgactaataaaattgatttagaattaataaagaagggattaaattaaagggaagaattagaaaattgaTGCATTGTATTATTGGGAATTAAGGAAAGATTATTCCAACTTCCAATTTCCAAATAGTTTTAGTCAAACACTAAATTTGCTACGTAAGCAAAAGGTCAAGCAAAGCGGCTTGCTACCGTCCCCTGCCTGTGACCCTCACCTCACTTTCCCACCAACAACAACCATCAAAAAACATTAAACTAACCaaacttcttctctttttttctttgtttaaaaagaaaaattaatttaaacttagagatttttctacaaattttgttttctgttcttcattttttttttttccatttctttttcaaacttttatttggtCTTCTATAGGCTGTACTGCTTGTTATTGTGTTTCAAAGCCAATTCATTTACGTTCCACCATTCAAAACgtttctttccatttcttcatttttgacCCTAAAGAAAAACTTCCTCCTTCTTCTTAATcactcttcttctcttctgtTTTCATGGCTTCGATCTGAAAATTTTTTTCcaactcatttttttatttctagagaaagaaagaaaatttcattataGTATGAAGGAGAAAGCTGACACTGATAATCAATCATGGCATCTTCcaattctcattttcttcatcttaaTCACAGGTAAATCACTACAAAATCTGTTTTTCCATCACCCCTTTTGAGTTTTCTGAACTGGGTATCTAAAGTTTTAAacaagttttgatattttttttttatttttttttattgagattttatatttttgttgctgtatataataataattgcgTTTTTTCCGAGGTGGGTCTGCTCAGATTCAATcatgtttattttgttctttttgttttcaggtAGGATTGTCGAGGGACAAGAATTGTTGAGAGATAATACAGAAGTTTTGTTACAGTTGAAATCATTTTTAGAAGAACACAATCCCATTAAACGAGGAAAATATTCGTCTTGGAATTTGGAGAGTTCACCCTGTTCTTGGGCTGGAATATCCTGTAATCAGAACAAGTCCCAAGTCATCGGAATTGACCTTTCAAACGAAGATATTTCCGGcaaaatttttcataatttctcTGCCTTGTCTGAGTTGACGGACCTTGACCTCTCTAGAAACACTCTCTCCGGCGAAATTCCCGGCGACTTGAACAACTGCAGAAATCTCCGGAAACTGAATTTGTCACACAACATCATCGACGACAAGTTGAACTTGTCAGGTTTGATCAATATTGAGACTCTGGATTTGTCGGTCAACCGAATTTGGGGAGAAATAAGGTTGAATTTTCCAGGCATTTGCCGGACTTTGATGTTCTTTAATGTTTCTGGTAATAATCTCACTGGTAGGACGGATGACTGTTTTGATGAGTGCTGGAATTTGCAACATGTGGATTTAAGCTCCAACGAATTCAGTGGAGGATTGTGGAGTGGGTTGGCGAGGACTCGGTTTTTTTCGGCGTCGGAGAATAAACTTTCTGGTGAAGTTTCGCCGGCGATATTTACAGGGGTTTGTAATTTGGAGGTGTTGGACTTGTCAGAGAATGCGCTTTTCGGCGGAGCTCCGGCGGAGGTTTCCAATTGTGGGAATTTATCTTCTTTGAATCTGTGGGGGAACCAATTTTCTGGGAAGATTCCGGCGGAAATGGGAAGAATTTCGGGTTTGCAGAATTTGTATCTAGGAAAGAACAATTTTTCTCGGGAAATTCCAGAATCCCTTTTGAATTTGAGCAATTTGGTGTTTCTTGATTTGAGCAAGAACCATTTCGGAGGGGACATTCAAGAGATTTTCGGAAGGTTTACACAGGTGAGATTTCTTGTTCTTCATGGAAATTTTTACACTGGAGGGATTCATTCTTCTGGGATTCTTAAGTTGCCAAGAGTTGCTCGTTTGGATTTGAGTTTCAACAACTTTTCAGGTCCATTGCCTGTGGAAATCTCTGAAATGAAGAGCTTGGAGTTCTTGATTCTTGCATATAATCAGTTCAATGGGAACATTCCATCAGAATATGGGAACTTGAAGAATCTTCAAGCTCTTGACCTTTCATTCAACAGATTAAATGGGTCGATCCCAAGCAGCTTTGGGAACTTGACTTCACTCTTGTGGCTAATGCTGGCAAACAACTCTTTGACAGGTGAAATCCCCAGGGAGCTAGGAAGTTGTTCTAGCTTGTTGTGGTTGAACCTTGCCAACAATAAGCTACATGGGCGCATTCCGTCTGAGCTAACGAACATTGGAAAAAATGCCACGGCGACATTCGAAATTAATCGACGAACTGAAAAGTTCATCGCTGGATCAGGGGAATGCTTGGCAATGAAGAGATGGATTCCAGTAGACTACCCTCCTTTCAGCTTTGTCTACACAATCCTTACAAGGAAGAGTTGTAGAAGCATTTGGGATAGATTGTTGAAAGGGTATGGCCTTTTCCCATTTTGCAGCAAAATAAGGACATTGCAAATCTCTGGTTATGTTCAACTGACTGGGAATCAGTTCAGTGGTGAGATACCAAATGAGATTGGAATGATGAAAAACTTCAGTATGTTGCATTTGAGTTTCAACAATTTCAGTGGGAAACTCCCTCCACAGTTGGGATCTCTGCCATTGGTTGTTCTAAACATATCGGACAACAATTTTTCAGGCGAGATCCCGATGGAGATTGGAGACCTTAAGTGCTTACAGAATCTTGATTTATCGTACAACAATTTCTCTGGCATGTTCCCTCGAAGTTTTGTCAACTTGAATGAGCTTAACAAGTTCAACATCTCATACAATCCTCTCATAACTGGGGAAGTAATTCCAAGTGGGCAATTCTCAACGTTCGACAAGGACGCGTATCTCGGCAATCCTCTTTTGCgccttccttctttcttcaacACAACCCCACCTAAGTCAGCAGGCAACCCAAGAACGGCAGGATCATCAAAAAGGAATTCAAGGCTAGTTGGAATGTTGGCTTCTTTATCCTTGATCCTTGCTTTTTTGGTATTTGGTACATTTTCTCTTATAGTTTTCTTAATGGTGAGAAGCTCAGATGAATCACGAGGATTTCTCTTGGAAGatataaagtatataaaagaCTTTGGTTCAAGTTCTCATAGCTCATCCCCATGGTTTTCAAATACGGTTACGGTCATTCGTCTCGATAAAACGGTTTTTACACATGCTGATATTCTAAAAGCCACTGGGAACTTTTCAGAGGATAGGGTGATTGGTAAAGGAGGATATGGAACAGTTTACAGAGGAATGCTACCTGATGGAAGGCAAGTGGCAGTGAAGAAGCTTCAAAGAGAAGGAGTTGAAGGTGAAAGAGAGTTCCAAGCTGAAATGCAGATTCTTACTGGCAATGGCTTCAACTGGCCGCACCCAAACCTTGTTCAACTTTACGGATGGTGTCTTGATGGGTCGGAGAAAATATTGGTCTATGAGTACATGGAAGGAGGGAGCTTGGACGATCTTATATTGGACAGACTCAGATTAAACTGGCGGCGACGCATTGATCTTGCGATCGATGTGGCACGGGCATTGGTTTTTCTACACCATGAGTGTTTCCCCTCAGTTGTGCATCGTGATGTTAAGGCCAGTAATGTTTTGCTCGACAAAGACGGACGAGGACGGGTGACAGACTTCGGCTTGGCTAGAATTATGGATGTAGGAGACAGCCATGTGAGTACCATGGTGGCTGGAACCATTGGTTATGTAGCACCAGAATATGGACAAACATGGAAAGCTACTACAAAGGGTGATGTATATAGTTTTGGAGTTTTAGCCATGGAACTTGCTACAGCAAGACGAGCACTTGACGGAGGGGAAGAGTGTCTAGTTGAATGGGCCAAAAGGGTGATGGGAAATGGAAGACATGGGTTGAGTAGAGCAGTAATACCGGTTGCAGTTTTGGGATCAGGCCTTGTCGAGGGGGCTGACGAGATGTGCGAGCTGCTCAAGATTGGGGTAAGGTGCACAAACGAAGCACCATCAGCAAGACCGAATATGAAGGAAGTTCTAGCTATGTTGATCGACATCATAGGCTTAAGAGGGGGGGATGAATTCAAACACATCTTCTCCCCTCCATCCTTGTGATCAAGATTTTGATTGAAGAAATGTGCATACAATTAGGTTGTTAGATAGTTTCATAGACATAAGATACTTATACCTACACAGTTTCATTTATTACCATTCATCttgtaaacaaaaacattcaTCATTCACAAaatgttgagaaaaaaaagcctttgtgttttattttttgattttcttaataGAATAATGAGTTCATCTCCACTGAGATGAGTGCATATGGCTCAAGTTGATTCAATAAAATCCCTTTACTACATCAGGAACGAAAATGTTTGCTTCTCAATAGAGTCTGTCTTTCCTACGAATTGGTAGATGAAACTGTCATTTGAACAAATTATCAACAGATAACTTGGGAAAAAGATGGCTGAAAATGGGCTCATTTTCTGCTTTTGTAGATTGAACTCAATTGGAGATTCAATTGTTCCAACTTCCAAGCTTGATTGCTTGGTAGTGGGCTTTCCAAACCCAGTAAAGGTCCATCAAGAATCAAATCCCTTTGGAAATGTGAAGACAGAGAGTAGGCttttgaagaataaatattaacaCACCAAATACCCAAAGCTCCAAATTTCTTCCCCACTAGTGCCAAAGTGAGTATAATCCAATGGAGCTTCAAATCTCCATATTTTCAACACCCCCAAAAAAAAACCTACCAATCTAACATATTAACTATCCCTCATACAAACTTACCGACTTCAATATATTAAGTTTGTACTTGTTAACTTTAATGAATGAACCTATTTCCGAGAGAGATTGATAGTGGACTGTGGTTATTGGatagaaaaatacacaaatcTTGAATAGATTTGGTGTCAATTCTTGATTTGCTCAAGAATTGAACGCCATTTCCCCATAATTGCAATGCTTCATTTTGTGGACCCAAGTTGAGTAGCTTCCACGTTTATCACTTACAATAGTccacaaaattatataattaaatgtcACTTCTTAagcttctttcttctttaaaaattcagataaaatttagaaaagaaatgatacaaaactaaaagctcaacaaaacaaatcaacaaatatttgaaaatggtgactaaattattatcaaGTGTGAGTGGATTTGTGACATATTGTCTCCCTTGATTGTGTGacaaataaacttcaaaaattaaatgtctaaatattaaaataccatcaaattatataaaaatatattttaaacaatattcttcttcttctcctatcATTGCTTCTCTTAGCCCATTGCGTTTGAACCTTTGAGTTGATCCACTGCTAGTTCGTTGTATTTGCAGTGATAGACTCAAAGGTGTAGTCATTATTAGCTGAGGGATATATATGACTTCAATACACCTTTCATCATTTAACCCATTTCAgagtataaaaaatttatgtagCATTTCTTGCcaacttaaatatttgttacaaATATCATCCAGTTTTGTTTGTAGTggagaattaataataatatcaataactTCAGTCACTTACTTTTGTATTGTTCATAGAAAGTAGGACGACTATGAgatcatttgaaataatttggaaaaaaaatgagttttctATCGATTAAAAGTACTACTTGCTATTTAGGCTTGGAACTAGCTAGTTTACACGATGTCTCTCCTATGCTGTCAATGGATAACTTCACTAAACAACTGCTGAAACCTTTTTGAAAGGCCAAAGTCCCTCAAAAGGTTAAATTTTGttgctaaaaaaatgtatgtctATTAGCTTATCCACTCTAATTAAGTCTGGCATGCATGCATGCCCAAGGAAGGTGTTCAATATGACCAGCtccaatatatattatggaAAGGTTAGGTAACGAAAGACCTTTGACCTTGCTTTCTTGATTCTATTGTGAATATCTTAGTGACGACATGATGCAATAGAAGCAACTCGAACTACGATTGGTTCTGGCTCATTGAGAGGAGTGTTGATCTGACCAAAATTGTGATTATTGCATGGCAAATTTAGGAGGctagaaatgaaagaaattccACACCATAAGTACATGCTTCGATCGAAAAACACCTTTCTTTAGGAGGTGTTTGTTGGCAAAGAAGTCTGGAGGGAAAGCAATTGTTGAGGCTTAACCTTTGACACAACGACATGATACTCTTGATTGGTTTTCCTTCTAATGAGAGGAATAATGTTTAGAAACTTAACACTTTTGGTTGCTTTGAGATTATTTGGCTCGTATACAAATGGTTGGTTTCAAGGTCATCCATAGATGATATGAGATCGATTGAGGTTCTCAAAGCAATGTCCGATATGCTACACAAACATCACGATTAGAGTCTAGCTGACAAGAGATTTATTGTTTCACATTTAGACTTCTCTTAGAcatagtttttttagtttggttGTATTGTTGCCAAAAAAATACCAATGTTAAGTGTTAAAAAagggattttaatttatatgaaataaCATTCTTTTCATAGATCAATTATTCTAACACAGAATCTattctattctattttattttttcattaaatgtCCTAGTGGGGAAAATGCAAACTATCTAACATGATTGAGATGtgactaaaaagaaaagaagcatatatatatatatataaatatatataataaagttggaaaaagaaaaggaattgcttaaaaaaattgattaagaaaaccaaaagataaaaagggATTACTGATTATGGAAAGGCATACACTGCAGCAAaaacaattttcctttttcctctctctccaTCGGTTCATTTAATCATTAGGCTTTCCTTTACTTaatcttttagtttaatatcTGCAATAATATATTAcctaataaaatagttttacacttaaaagaagaagacacaCACGACCTATTCATcgttaaattataagtttaatataACATCTAAAGTTAAGTTTCCATGCACTTCAGTTTCTAAACTCTctactttctaaattttaaaatacctaTATAATacatctttaaattttcaaatttgtatctaataattcctttaatttttaattatgtatttgaTAA
This genomic interval carries:
- the LOC105436350 gene encoding probable LRR receptor-like serine/threonine-protein kinase At1g74360 — encoded protein: MKEKADTDNQSWHLPILIFFILITGRIVEGQELLRDNTEVLLQLKSFLEEHNPIKRGKYSSWNLESSPCSWAGISCNQNKSQVIGIDLSNEDISGKIFHNFSALSELTDLDLSRNTLSGEIPGDLNNCRNLRKLNLSHNIIDDKLNLSGLINIETLDLSVNRIWGEIRLNFPGICRTLMFFNVSGNNLTGRTDDCFDECWNLQHVDLSSNEFSGGLWSGLARTRFFSASENKLSGEVSPAIFTGVCNLEVLDLSENALFGGAPAEVSNCGNLSSLNLWGNQFSGKIPAEMGRISGLQNLYLGKNNFSREIPESLLNLSNLVFLDLSKNHFGGDIQEIFGRFTQVRFLVLHGNFYTGGIHSSGILKLPRVARLDLSFNNFSGPLPVEISEMKSLEFLILAYNQFNGNIPSEYGNLKNLQALDLSFNRLNGSIPSSFGNLTSLLWLMLANNSLTGEIPRELGSCSSLLWLNLANNKLHGRIPSELTNIGKNATATFEINRRTEKFIAGSGECLAMKRWIPVDYPPFSFVYTILTRKSCRSIWDRLLKGYGLFPFCSKIRTLQISGYVQLTGNQFSGEIPNEIGMMKNFSMLHLSFNNFSGKLPPQLGSLPLVVLNISDNNFSGEIPMEIGDLKCLQNLDLSYNNFSGMFPRSFVNLNELNKFNISYNPLITGEVIPSGQFSTFDKDAYLGNPLLRLPSFFNTTPPKSAGNPRTAGSSKRNSRLVGMLASLSLILAFLVFGTFSLIVFLMVRSSDESRGFLLEDIKYIKDFGSSSHSSSPWFSNTVTVIRLDKTVFTHADILKATGNFSEDRVIGKGGYGTVYRGMLPDGRQVAVKKLQREGVEGEREFQAEMQILTGNGFNWPHPNLVQLYGWCLDGSEKILVYEYMEGGSLDDLILDRLRLNWRRRIDLAIDVARALVFLHHECFPSVVHRDVKASNVLLDKDGRGRVTDFGLARIMDVGDSHVSTMVAGTIGYVAPEYGQTWKATTKGDVYSFGVLAMELATARRALDGGEECLVEWAKRVMGNGRHGLSRAVIPVAVLGSGLVEGADEMCELLKIGVRCTNEAPSARPNMKEVLAMLIDIIGLRGGDEFKHIFSPPSL